The genomic region TATTAGCAGCATTACTGAAAAAAGATAGATCAACTATTTATGAGAGATTGGCAGTATTAGTAGATCAGGGTTATGTAGCAAGGAAGTATAATAGTACCTATAGAATAGACAGACGACCAGCCGCCTATTACTTAGCACCTGCTGGGATACGCCACTTAAAGAAGGCTGGCTTTAGTCGTACACAGATACATTACAAAAGCAAAGACTTTACTGAATCACAGATCGATGAATACTACCGCTATCCCAAGCTTAGTATGGCTGTGCAGAGAAACTACCCTCAGACATTCTATACAATTACAAAATATCAGCTAGATCCAGAAGAATATATCAAGCCCCTGCCTTGGATACTGCTAGAGTCATATAATGAAGGTATACCGTCCTTCTTCATGGAATATATACCAGCTGGTGAACAGAGCTGGATTATTCGGAAACGTATCAATGCTCACATAGACTACGCCGATGAGGAGGCTGAATATACCTATCCATATTTATTATTGGTGGCTGGCAACGAAAATACTGAGAAACGGATTATTAAGATGTCGACAGACCTTATATGGGACTCCGAGCTATACACCACAACAGAGGAGAGACTACTGAGTGGCAAGAAAGAGGTTTGGCTACTGCCGCAGGAGGTAGACTTGGATGAAGATCTGGTGTACCACTCCTTGCCAATGGAATACGAGGAAGACTAAACGCCTAGCAGCTTACAGCGGATACTAGCTGGTATGTTATCTAAATGTACAATATCATATCTGTAAAAGTGAGATGTATTTTAAATGTTAAGTTAGATACAACCCCTGTTAATTATATAATTTTGTTAGATAATATAAGTCTTACAGGTGAGATATTGTGTTACAATATAAGTTATGATTAAGATGCCAGCACCAAACTATAACTCCAAGCTTACGGATATTATTATTCAGCTAGAGCATTTGCGTGGTCGTAGTATCTCTAGCACTACGAGTCAACAGGTATTCGTGCAGCTTAAGAGCTTATTTCACATTATTGAGGCATTGTCATCAGCCCGTATAGAGGGCAATCACACTACGCTGGCTGGATTCGTA from Candidatus Nomurabacteria bacterium harbors:
- a CDS encoding replication-relaxation family protein encodes the protein MRRVEVKTRYTISKSQESILRALYKYRFLTSDLLAALLKKDRSTIYERLAVLVDQGYVARKYNSTYRIDRRPAAYYLAPAGIRHLKKAGFSRTQIHYKSKDFTESQIDEYYRYPKLSMAVQRNYPQTFYTITKYQLDPEEYIKPLPWILLESYNEGIPSFFMEYIPAGEQSWIIRKRINAHIDYADEEAEYTYPYLLLVAGNENTEKRIIKMSTDLIWDSELYTTTEERLLSGKKEVWLLPQEVDLDEDLVYHSLPMEYEED